One genomic segment of Mesoterricola silvestris includes these proteins:
- the cobS gene encoding adenosylcobinamide-GDP ribazoletransferase gives MIASLVAAIRFLTRVPVPGRPTRVEDIARGVGWFPLVGALVGGATAGVFALGLRAWPAPLAAAVAVGFGLMLTGGFHEDGATDAMDGLGGGWTRERVLEIMKDSRIGAYGAMALWVLLAVRWSALVALEGRALWALPLAMVWGRWSISALMGLLPPVAPGLAKEVGGQGRWGPFLGATALLVLANLLCLGRPGLARAALAAPAVLGLWALYLKRRLGGQSGDLLGAGNQLVEAAVLLALVAK, from the coding sequence ATGATCGCGAGCCTGGTGGCGGCCATCCGCTTCCTGACCCGGGTCCCCGTTCCGGGGAGGCCGACCCGGGTGGAGGACATCGCCCGGGGGGTGGGCTGGTTTCCCCTGGTGGGGGCGCTGGTGGGGGGCGCCACGGCGGGGGTCTTCGCGCTGGGCCTGCGGGCCTGGCCCGCACCCCTCGCGGCGGCAGTGGCCGTGGGCTTCGGGCTCATGCTGACGGGGGGCTTCCACGAGGACGGGGCCACGGACGCCATGGACGGGCTGGGCGGAGGCTGGACCCGGGAGCGGGTGCTGGAAATCATGAAGGACAGCCGCATCGGGGCGTACGGCGCCATGGCCCTGTGGGTGCTGCTGGCGGTGCGCTGGAGCGCGCTGGTGGCCCTGGAGGGGCGCGCCCTCTGGGCGCTGCCCCTGGCGATGGTGTGGGGGCGGTGGTCCATCTCCGCGCTCATGGGGCTCCTGCCGCCGGTGGCGCCGGGGCTGGCGAAGGAGGTGGGGGGCCAGGGGCGGTGGGGCCCCTTCCTGGGCGCCACGGCGCTGCTGGTCCTGGCCAACCTCCTGTGCCTGGGCCGGCCGGGTCTGGCCAGGGCGGCCCTGGCGGCGCCCGCGGTGCTGGGGCTCTGGGCCCTCTACCTCAAGCGCCGGCTGGGGGGCCAGAGCGGGGATCTTCTGGGCGCCGGGAACCAGCTGGTGGAGGCGGCGGTGCTGCTGGCCCTGGTGGCGAAATGA
- a CDS encoding histidine phosphatase family protein, with translation MMPLYLLRHGPTEASAKGAPLGRLDLPVAPEGQARWPRVREELLALGIGRVLTSDLGRARDHALDLGLPCLVLPGLSEQAFGEWEARPWDQVEGAEAFFRDPARGVPPGGESFLACGARALLALQGALEGEGATLVLAHGGPLRAILAHYIGLPATRALDLSWQPFGLTRVDVYAPDRGALRFHNRLAG, from the coding sequence ATGATGCCCCTCTACCTGCTCCGCCACGGGCCCACCGAGGCATCCGCGAAGGGGGCGCCCCTGGGGCGCCTGGACCTGCCCGTGGCGCCGGAAGGGCAGGCCCGGTGGCCGCGGGTCCGGGAGGAGCTGCTGGCCCTGGGCATCGGCCGGGTCCTCACCTCGGACCTGGGCCGGGCCCGGGACCACGCCCTGGACCTGGGGCTGCCCTGCCTGGTGCTGCCGGGGCTCTCGGAGCAGGCCTTCGGCGAATGGGAGGCCCGGCCCTGGGACCAGGTGGAGGGCGCCGAGGCCTTCTTCCGGGACCCGGCGCGGGGGGTCCCGCCGGGCGGCGAGAGCTTCCTGGCCTGCGGGGCCCGGGCCCTGCTGGCCCTGCAGGGAGCCCTGGAAGGCGAAGGCGCGACCCTGGTGCTGGCCCACGGCGGCCCCCTCCGGGCCATCCTCGCCCACTACATCGGCCTGCCCGCGACCCGCGCCCTGGACCTGTCCTGGCAGCCTTTCGGCCTCACCCGGGTGG
- the cobT gene encoding nicotinate-nucleotide--dimethylbenzimidazole phosphoribosyltransferase — MRLPTLPVLDPAFRESVARHVDDLTKPLGALGRLESLGAQLAWIAGTPRPQDPEAFILTFGGDHGIARHQVSAYPQEVTVQMMANIAGGGAAISALCRANRIHHRVIDAGVASPCPFPGVAQRNVLRGTRDPLEGPAMTRAEAEACIQAGLDEVALLPPNPFALLGVGEMGIANSSVAALLVCAFTGMDPAGAVGPGTGIQGSALGRKLEVIRQVLTKHRPDPADPLGVLAAVGGAEFGAMAGAMIGAAARGWAVIVDGYIAGAAALVAMALAPGLEAFLVWSHRSAEPGARLVLEHLGKEPVLDLDLRLGEGTGAALAVPILRSACAVLREMATFGSAGVSRA, encoded by the coding sequence ATGCGCCTTCCCACCCTGCCCGTGCTGGACCCGGCCTTCCGCGAATCCGTGGCGCGCCACGTGGACGACCTGACCAAGCCCCTGGGGGCCCTGGGTCGCCTGGAAAGCCTGGGCGCGCAGCTGGCGTGGATCGCGGGGACCCCGCGCCCGCAGGACCCGGAGGCGTTCATCCTGACCTTCGGCGGGGACCACGGCATCGCGCGCCACCAGGTCTCGGCCTACCCCCAGGAGGTGACGGTCCAGATGATGGCCAACATCGCCGGGGGCGGCGCGGCCATCTCCGCGCTGTGCCGGGCCAACCGCATCCACCACCGGGTCATCGACGCCGGGGTGGCCTCCCCCTGCCCCTTTCCCGGCGTCGCCCAGCGCAACGTCCTGCGGGGCACCCGGGATCCCCTGGAGGGGCCGGCCATGACCCGGGCGGAGGCCGAGGCCTGCATCCAGGCCGGCCTGGACGAGGTGGCGCTCCTGCCGCCGAACCCCTTCGCCCTCCTGGGGGTGGGCGAGATGGGCATCGCGAACAGCTCCGTGGCCGCGCTCCTGGTGTGCGCATTCACGGGGATGGATCCCGCCGGGGCGGTGGGGCCCGGCACCGGCATCCAGGGCTCCGCCCTGGGCAGGAAGCTGGAGGTGATCCGGCAGGTCCTCACGAAGCACCGCCCGGATCCCGCGGATCCCCTGGGGGTGCTCGCCGCGGTGGGGGGCGCGGAGTTCGGGGCCATGGCGGGGGCCATGATCGGCGCGGCCGCCCGGGGCTGGGCGGTGATCGTGGACGGGTACATCGCCGGCGCCGCCGCCCTCGTGGCCATGGCCCTGGCGCCCGGCCTGGAGGCCTTCCTGGTGTGGAGCCACCGCAGCGCCGAGCCCGGGGCCCGGCTCGTGCTGGAGCACCTGGGCAAGGAGCCGGTGCTGGACCTGGACCTGCGCCTGGGCGAAGGCACCGGCGCCGCCCTGGCGGTGCCCATCCTGCGCTCGGCCTGCGCCGTGCTCCGGGAAATGGCCACCTTCGGCAGCGCGGGCGTGAGCCGCGCATGA